One Paroedura picta isolate Pp20150507F chromosome 16, Ppicta_v3.0, whole genome shotgun sequence genomic region harbors:
- the LOC143825592 gene encoding goannatyrotoxin-Vere1-like: MVASLKPWTLVIAVTLSILFCLGAIIDAYPPKPESPGDDASPEEMAKYFSALRHYINLVTRQRYGKRASPETLMSDLILGGSSNNDQNGRSRFDDSYIW; encoded by the exons ATGGTCGCATCTCTGAAGCCCTGGACCCTCGTGATTGCTGTGACCCTGAGCATCTTGTTCTGCTTGGGGGCCATCATAGACGCCTATCCCCCCAAGCCAGAGAGTCCTGGAGATGATGCTTCCCCTGAAGAAATGGCCAAATACTTCTCAGCCCTTCGGCATTACATTAACTTGGTGACGAGGCAGAG GTACGGCAAGAGAGCCAGCCCGGAAACCTTGATGTCAGACCTCATTCTGGGAGGCAGCAGCAACAATGACCAAAATGGCAGATCGCG ATTTGATGATTCCTACATATGGTGA